A genome region from Candidatus Dormiibacterota bacterium includes the following:
- a CDS encoding lysophospholipase: MNESTVTLKTADGLDLFVRRWQAEEIPHRWTFVVVHGLGEHGERYRHLAEWFAPLGATVYAMDQRGHGKSGGPRGHAPSLNALLDDIDAVVMRARAESGEPVVLIGHSFGGLMAIAYTLVHPDRIDRAVFSAPLLIPKVKVPAWKRPLTKVLPRLAPRLAVSNEVDANLLSHDPEIARRYASDPLVHDRITGGLYGDTIARGEEFIARAGEIRVPFLLMHGRDDRIVDPVGSQRFFAGATAPERAFCVYPGMYHEIFNEVEREKVFQDVESWLTQRTDAHLTGWNPPP, encoded by the coding sequence GTGAACGAGTCGACCGTCACGCTCAAGACCGCGGATGGGCTTGATCTGTTTGTCCGCCGCTGGCAGGCCGAGGAGATCCCGCACCGCTGGACCTTCGTCGTCGTGCATGGGTTGGGCGAGCACGGCGAGCGCTACCGGCATCTAGCGGAGTGGTTCGCACCCCTGGGCGCCACCGTTTATGCGATGGACCAACGCGGCCACGGGAAGAGTGGCGGCCCGCGAGGACACGCACCCAGCCTCAATGCGCTGCTCGACGACATCGACGCTGTCGTCATGCGCGCGCGAGCGGAAAGCGGTGAGCCGGTGGTGCTGATCGGCCACTCGTTTGGTGGGCTGATGGCGATCGCCTACACGCTAGTCCACCCGGATCGCATCGACAGGGCGGTCTTCTCGGCGCCGTTGTTGATACCCAAGGTCAAAGTGCCCGCCTGGAAGCGGCCGTTGACGAAGGTCCTCCCCAGGCTCGCGCCACGCCTCGCCGTCTCCAACGAAGTCGACGCCAACCTGCTGAGCCATGATCCCGAGATCGCCCGTCGCTACGCGTCGGATCCGCTCGTGCACGACCGCATCACCGGTGGCCTGTATGGGGACACGATCGCCCGCGGAGAGGAGTTCATCGCCCGAGCCGGCGAGATCCGCGTTCCCTTTCTCCTCATGCATGGCCGCGACGACCGTATCGTCGATCCAGTGGGCAGCCAGCGTTTCTTTGCCGGGGCGACAGCACCCGAGCGAGCCTTCTGCGTTTACCCCGGCATGTACCACGAGATCTTCAACGAGGTCGAGCGGGAGAAAGTCTTTCAGGACGTCGAGAGCTGGTTGACGCAGCGCACCGACGCCCACCTCACCGGCTGGAACCCCCCGCCCTGA
- the dtd gene encoding D-aminoacyl-tRNA deacylase, translated as MRTVVQRVTTASVRWDGGEASIGPGYCLLVGVADTDQERDADYLADKILKLRVFSDEAGKFNLSAIQVKAALLVVSQFTLFADARGQNRPSFLQAARPEQGRPLLERFIARLRESGLAVETGSFGAQMDVELVNDGPVTIVLSTDAWDPRIG; from the coding sequence ATGCGCACCGTGGTGCAGCGCGTCACCACGGCCTCGGTCCGATGGGACGGTGGGGAGGCGTCGATCGGCCCGGGCTATTGCCTGCTGGTGGGCGTCGCGGACACCGACCAGGAGCGCGACGCCGACTATCTCGCCGACAAGATCCTCAAGCTGCGCGTTTTCAGCGACGAGGCCGGCAAATTCAACCTGAGCGCGATCCAGGTCAAGGCGGCCCTCCTGGTCGTCTCGCAATTCACGCTCTTCGCCGACGCCCGCGGGCAGAACCGGCCGAGCTTCCTGCAGGCCGCCCGCCCGGAGCAAGGCCGGCCGCTGCTCGAGCGGTTCATCGCCCGGTTGCGCGAGAGTGGGCTGGCGGTGGAGACCGGCTCCTTCGGTGCGCAGATGGACGTGGAACTCGTCAACGACGGGCCAGTCACGATCGTTTTGAGCACCGACGCCTGGGACCCACGGATCGGCTGA
- a CDS encoding PadR family transcriptional regulator: MRRGALEYCVMALIVKTPRYAFEMIEALGKTGLLTTEGTLYPLLSRLRRDGLVKTEWRESTDGPPRRYYELTGEGRRALAGFKNEWVSFRGAVDGILQEGTRS; this comes from the coding sequence ATGCGCCGCGGGGCATTGGAGTACTGCGTCATGGCGCTGATCGTGAAGACACCGCGCTACGCCTTCGAGATGATCGAGGCCCTGGGCAAGACCGGCCTGCTCACGACCGAGGGCACACTCTACCCGCTCCTCAGCCGGCTTCGGCGGGACGGGTTGGTGAAAACGGAATGGCGGGAGTCGACGGACGGGCCGCCGCGACGCTACTACGAGCTCACAGGCGAAGGTCGTCGGGCGTTGGCAGGCTTCAAGAACGAATGGGTGAGCTTTCGTGGCGCCGTCGACGGAATCCTCCAGGAGGGCACGAGATCATGA
- a CDS encoding CapA family protein — protein sequence MKRRSLVPLLMLPLMAACSAPTSGPTGSSPIAAHATTPTATPTPTPTPTPPALSLTSIFGDNKPDLSLYDPSQLRVIIATGDVIPAREVNYQTVIHKDWLYPWRQTADYLKTGDLLYINLEAPLIKNCPIIHGGFKFCGDARAIAGLDYAGVNVANLANNHLTNFGPAGTNETQILLSKHGIGMSGLGLYEIRDIRGVKFAFLGFNGVGTHIDRAELKREIDLVRPQADVVVVSFHWGKEYELLPVAGAGIAPDNPREIGHLAIDDGADLVIGNHPHWVQPVEIYKDRLITYAHGNFIFDQMWSQETREGMVGRYTFYGTRLVRVDYRPVVIDNYAVPRWLDETTGEGKAIIDRVAKASQQLAAG from the coding sequence TTGAAGCGTCGTTCCCTGGTCCCGCTGCTCATGTTGCCGCTGATGGCAGCCTGCTCCGCGCCCACCAGCGGCCCCACCGGAAGCTCACCAATCGCGGCGCACGCCACCACACCGACTGCGACTCCCACGCCGACGCCAACTCCCACGCCTCCGGCGCTGAGCCTCACCAGCATTTTTGGCGACAACAAGCCAGACCTGAGCCTGTACGACCCGTCTCAGCTCCGCGTGATCATCGCCACCGGTGACGTGATTCCGGCCCGCGAGGTGAATTACCAGACGGTCATCCATAAGGACTGGCTCTACCCCTGGCGGCAAACCGCCGACTATCTCAAGACCGGTGACTTGCTCTACATCAACCTCGAGGCACCGCTGATCAAGAACTGCCCGATCATCCACGGTGGCTTCAAGTTCTGCGGCGACGCGCGAGCGATCGCCGGACTCGACTACGCCGGTGTCAACGTGGCCAACCTGGCTAACAACCACCTGACGAATTTCGGACCGGCCGGCACCAACGAGACACAGATCCTGCTCTCGAAGCATGGCATCGGCATGTCGGGGCTCGGCCTCTACGAGATTCGCGATATCCGCGGCGTCAAGTTCGCCTTCCTCGGGTTCAACGGGGTCGGCACCCACATCGACCGGGCGGAGTTGAAACGCGAGATCGACCTGGTACGTCCCCAGGCGGACGTCGTCGTGGTCAGCTTTCACTGGGGCAAGGAGTACGAATTGCTACCGGTCGCGGGTGCCGGCATCGCACCCGACAACCCGCGGGAGATCGGCCACCTCGCCATCGACGACGGCGCCGACCTCGTCATCGGCAACCACCCGCACTGGGTGCAACCGGTCGAGATCTACAAGGACCGGCTGATCACCTATGCGCACGGCAACTTCATCTTCGATCAGATGTGGTCGCAGGAGACCCGCGAAGGGATGGTCGGCCGCTACACCTTTTACGGCACGCGACTGGTCCGGGTCGACTACCGACCGGTGGTGATCGACAACTACGCCGTGCCGCGCTGGCTGGACGAGACCACCGGCGAGGGGAAGGCGATCATCGACCGCGTCGCTAAGGCGTCGCAGCAGCTCGCTGCGGGGTGA
- a CDS encoding glycosyltransferase family 4 protein, whose translation MDDALRIAIVAPAWYPLPPKGYGGTELVVHLLHTELRRMGHEVTVFGAEGSAAGVTMLADVAWSHDLGGSAEAARQATYLARVYDAMGIRHFDVIHDHTGFEGLLLALQSGLAPVVVHTMHGELSEPMCTFYQEVDERARLCAISLAQAASAPDIKLAGIVHNAVELPAAPPSAAHERYLIEVARITPDKGQHLAIKVAQRAGRKLILAGKVERSGEGLRYFEEQVEPFLSPTVEYYPNVAGAQKARLISRAAAGIFPLQWAEPFGLAMVECMVAGTPILALRVGSTPELIEEGVTGFLAEDVDDLVEGAHRLDQIDRARCATVARERFSPRHMAERYLAVYRQGSVEVEAFPSPDGAEAAAVTPQRAAATP comes from the coding sequence GTGGACGACGCGCTTCGGATCGCGATCGTCGCACCAGCCTGGTACCCTCTGCCGCCGAAGGGCTACGGAGGCACTGAGCTGGTGGTGCATCTGCTCCACACCGAGCTGCGCCGCATGGGCCACGAGGTCACCGTCTTCGGCGCGGAAGGATCGGCGGCGGGGGTGACGATGCTGGCGGACGTCGCCTGGAGCCACGATCTCGGAGGATCGGCGGAGGCCGCCCGGCAGGCGACGTATTTGGCCCGGGTTTACGACGCGATGGGCATCCGCCACTTCGACGTCATCCACGATCACACCGGTTTCGAGGGCCTGCTGCTGGCCCTCCAGAGTGGGCTGGCGCCGGTGGTGGTCCACACCATGCACGGCGAGCTGTCCGAACCGATGTGCACCTTCTACCAAGAGGTGGACGAGCGGGCTCGCCTATGTGCCATCAGCCTGGCCCAGGCGGCGAGCGCCCCCGACATCAAGCTGGCCGGTATCGTCCACAACGCCGTCGAGCTCCCGGCGGCGCCACCGAGTGCCGCCCACGAGCGCTACCTGATCGAGGTCGCTCGCATCACACCCGACAAAGGCCAGCACCTCGCCATCAAGGTGGCGCAGCGGGCCGGCCGCAAGCTGATCCTGGCCGGGAAAGTGGAGCGCTCCGGGGAAGGCCTGCGGTACTTCGAAGAGCAGGTTGAGCCCTTCCTCAGCCCGACGGTCGAGTACTATCCCAATGTCGCCGGCGCCCAGAAGGCGCGGCTCATCTCGCGAGCCGCCGCTGGGATCTTCCCCCTGCAGTGGGCCGAGCCGTTTGGGCTCGCCATGGTCGAATGCATGGTGGCTGGCACACCGATCCTGGCGCTGCGCGTCGGCTCCACGCCCGAGCTGATCGAGGAAGGCGTCACCGGCTTCCTGGCCGAAGACGTCGACGACCTGGTGGAGGGTGCCCACCGCCTCGACCAGATCGACCGGGCGCGCTGCGCCACTGTCGCACGCGAGCGCTTCAGCCCGCGCCACATGGCGGAACGGTACCTTGCCGTCTACCGGCAGGGGTCGGTCGAGGTCGAGGCCTTCCCCTCACCGGACGGCGCGGAGGCCGCGGCGGTCACCCCGCAGCGAGCTGCTGCGACGCCTTAG
- a CDS encoding ATP-binding protein, with amino-acid sequence MGEPLQIVQAVVSLCFLALGVFTVVDWLRHRERSRGYLALALATLGVTGVVGQLNTLTGHRLDPALGDLALVLFMASGYALLLFRDSFIPLSRRLQVGALVLTLAATAFALVVGIPSDLHQRPTALQSMATIVVVLVWSTCVVEPIVRFWIASRRRPAVQRARLRAIAGGYGAIVLILLVAGFGGAAATNPGVQWLFEAVAIVALPLLYVSFAAPRWLRRLWRQGEEDQYRDAVYDLVLFSPDRPTLAKRAAEWGLRLVGADGIAIVDANGEVLALRGLDKETALRLAAHVNPRGQPSLLATPGSSREDAIVVPLPLDLGVGAMVVVSGPYTPFFGTDEMSRLRGYAANITAALDRARVTERLAALEKTKTQFLNLASHELRSPLGVINGYLSMLEQGSLGQLQESGLRAVEVLKAKTAELSLLVAQMLDSARLEDGRLALKRDRLDVCEVAADAMQVARPLAGPDHVLTLETPPVAVTVLGDADRIKTIVSNLLENAIKYSPTGGRVQCVVSVADGVATLRVVDSGVGIAREDLPRLFNRFERIEHRATSHVGGTGLGLYLSRELARQHGGDIRVESRPGSGSTFTLTLPLVAAAPSESVSVKSEPQPAAPRLHVVGADADADSESRLA; translated from the coding sequence GTGGGCGAGCCGCTCCAGATCGTTCAGGCTGTCGTCAGCCTCTGCTTCCTGGCGCTGGGTGTGTTCACCGTCGTGGACTGGCTTCGCCATCGGGAGCGGAGCCGCGGCTACCTGGCGTTGGCGCTCGCAACTCTCGGCGTGACGGGTGTCGTCGGCCAGCTGAATACCCTCACCGGCCACCGACTTGACCCCGCCCTGGGTGATCTCGCCCTGGTCCTCTTCATGGCGTCGGGCTACGCCCTTCTCCTCTTCCGCGACAGCTTCATTCCGTTGAGCCGGCGCTTGCAGGTCGGGGCATTGGTGCTGACGCTGGCGGCGACGGCTTTTGCACTGGTGGTGGGGATTCCGTCTGATCTGCACCAGCGGCCGACCGCCCTGCAATCGATGGCCACCATCGTCGTGGTTCTCGTCTGGTCCACTTGCGTGGTCGAGCCGATCGTTCGCTTCTGGATCGCCTCCCGGCGCCGGCCGGCGGTGCAGCGCGCGCGGCTGCGGGCGATCGCCGGCGGCTACGGGGCGATCGTTCTCATCCTGCTGGTCGCCGGGTTTGGGGGAGCTGCGGCCACCAACCCCGGGGTGCAGTGGCTCTTCGAAGCGGTGGCGATCGTCGCGCTGCCCCTCCTCTACGTCAGCTTCGCAGCGCCCAGGTGGCTGCGGCGGCTCTGGCGCCAGGGCGAGGAAGACCAGTACCGCGATGCCGTCTACGACCTGGTGCTCTTCAGCCCGGATCGACCGACCCTGGCCAAGCGCGCCGCCGAGTGGGGACTCCGACTGGTCGGGGCTGACGGCATCGCCATCGTCGACGCCAACGGCGAGGTGCTGGCATTGCGAGGCCTGGACAAGGAGACCGCGCTCCGGCTGGCGGCCCACGTGAATCCAAGGGGCCAGCCGAGCCTCCTCGCTACCCCGGGCTCGAGCCGCGAGGACGCGATCGTCGTGCCGTTGCCGCTCGACCTCGGCGTAGGCGCGATGGTGGTCGTCTCCGGACCGTACACCCCATTCTTCGGCACCGACGAGATGAGCCGGCTGCGTGGCTACGCCGCGAACATCACCGCGGCGCTCGATCGGGCCCGGGTGACCGAGCGGCTGGCGGCCCTGGAGAAGACGAAGACCCAGTTCCTCAACCTCGCCTCGCACGAGCTGCGCAGCCCGCTGGGCGTGATCAACGGCTACCTCTCGATGCTCGAGCAGGGCTCACTCGGCCAGCTCCAGGAGTCCGGGCTGCGAGCGGTGGAGGTGCTGAAAGCGAAGACCGCCGAGCTGAGCCTGCTGGTCGCGCAGATGCTCGATTCGGCGCGACTCGAGGACGGCCGGCTGGCGTTGAAACGCGACCGCCTGGACGTTTGCGAAGTTGCGGCCGACGCGATGCAGGTTGCTCGACCCCTCGCCGGCCCGGATCACGTGCTGACGCTCGAAACGCCCCCCGTTGCTGTCACGGTGTTGGGCGACGCCGATCGGATCAAGACGATCGTCAGCAACCTGCTCGAGAATGCGATCAAGTACTCGCCCACCGGCGGGCGGGTCCAGTGCGTTGTTTCAGTGGCCGATGGGGTCGCGACGCTGCGGGTGGTGGACAGTGGCGTGGGCATCGCCCGCGAGGACCTCCCCCGGCTGTTCAACCGATTCGAGCGGATCGAACACCGCGCGACCAGCCACGTCGGGGGGACCGGTCTCGGCCTTTACCTCTCCCGCGAGCTGGCCCGCCAGCACGGTGGCGACATCCGGGTGGAATCACGCCCGGGCTCAGGCAGTACCTTCACCCTCACGCTTCCCCTGGTCGCCGCGGCGCCGTCCGAGAGCGTATCCGTCAAGAGCGAACCCCAACCGGCTGCGCCGCGCCTGCACGTCGTCGGCGCCGACGCTGACGCCGACTCTGAGTCCCGGCTGGCCTAG
- a CDS encoding DinB family protein: MLRSVLNDADSDLRKRPAPAEWSVLELLGHLVDAETVMSGRFRWTVSQDEPPLLGYDQDLWVARLRHNDGQPDELLAVFSALRSANLQLWRRSSADDRQRLAMHAERGPESYELMFRMLAGHDRFHLNQMRDTLRQLRPGR, from the coding sequence ATGTTGCGGTCGGTACTGAACGATGCGGATTCCGACCTGCGCAAGCGGCCGGCGCCCGCCGAATGGTCCGTGCTCGAGCTGCTCGGCCATCTGGTCGACGCCGAGACGGTGATGTCCGGGCGCTTTCGCTGGACGGTCAGCCAGGATGAACCGCCGCTGCTCGGATACGACCAGGACCTGTGGGTGGCGCGCCTGCGCCACAACGACGGCCAGCCGGACGAGCTGCTGGCGGTGTTCTCTGCTCTGCGCAGCGCGAACCTTCAACTCTGGCGCCGGTCGTCAGCCGACGACCGCCAACGACTGGCGATGCACGCGGAGCGGGGACCCGAGAGTTACGAGTTGATGTTCCGCATGCTGGCCGGGCACGATCGCTTCCACCTTAACCAGATGCGCGACACGCTTCGCCAGTTGCGCCCCGGGCGCTAG
- the dxs gene encoding 1-deoxy-D-xylulose-5-phosphate synthase: protein MDQVSSTPVLDRITSPADLRALSDVELRALAEEIRQFLVATVSKTGGHLGPNLGVVELTLALHRVFESPKDRILWDTGHQAYVHKLLTRPREGFARLRKLGGMSGYPNRTESQHDFIENSHASTGLSYASGMAEAMRRQGDRGHVVVVVGDGALTGGMAYEALNNIGHRKTPVIIVVNDNGRSYAPTVGGLAQHLAQQLTVLNPTYHRTKSRVDRILRRVPAGDKAIEAGRRIKEGLKELVSPRTFFEYLGIKYSGPIDGHNIEDIERTLRQVSRLGGPSVVHVITTKGRGYGPAEEDEIDHLHGVSAFDVLTAKPLSRKVSYTDVFGEALVQEAEREPRLVAITAAMGSSAGLGPFAERFPDRFYDVGIAEQHAVTFSAGLAMAGLRPVVVIYSTFLQRALDQVMMDVCLHKLPVTFVLDRAGITGDDGPSHHGIFDLTFLRAMPGLTLAAASDPQELRDLLHTAVTHEPAGPFAIRFPKGAAGESEAQPGQFLPVGEWEVLRQGSAALLLATGKLVAVAVEAAALLDKEGLPLTVVNSRYIKPLDPRLESWARRHPAVLTLEDNVVTGGFGSAITEVLAPLGIPVTVMAVPDTFIEQGGQAELLKQLGLDAPGVAARVRRAVGETDSMPQPATQPGS from the coding sequence ATGGACCAGGTTTCCAGCACGCCAGTCCTCGACCGGATCACGAGTCCGGCCGATCTTCGCGCCCTGAGCGATGTGGAGTTACGCGCCCTGGCGGAGGAGATCCGCCAATTCCTGGTGGCGACGGTCTCCAAGACCGGTGGCCACCTCGGCCCCAACCTCGGCGTCGTGGAGCTGACCCTGGCCCTCCACCGTGTGTTCGAGAGCCCGAAGGACCGGATCCTGTGGGACACCGGCCACCAGGCGTACGTCCACAAGCTGCTGACCCGCCCCCGTGAGGGGTTTGCCCGGCTGCGCAAACTGGGCGGCATGAGCGGCTATCCGAATCGAACCGAGAGCCAGCACGACTTCATCGAGAACAGCCACGCGTCCACCGGGCTCAGTTACGCCTCCGGGATGGCCGAGGCGATGCGGCGGCAGGGCGATCGCGGACACGTCGTCGTCGTCGTGGGCGACGGCGCCCTGACTGGCGGCATGGCCTATGAAGCGCTGAACAACATCGGTCATCGCAAGACCCCGGTGATCATCGTCGTCAACGACAACGGCCGGTCCTATGCGCCGACGGTCGGCGGCCTGGCGCAACACCTCGCGCAGCAGCTCACGGTCCTCAATCCGACGTACCACCGGACAAAGAGCCGCGTCGACCGGATCCTGCGTCGCGTCCCCGCCGGCGACAAGGCGATCGAAGCCGGACGCCGGATCAAGGAAGGCCTGAAAGAGCTGGTTTCGCCGCGCACCTTCTTCGAATACCTGGGCATCAAGTATTCGGGCCCGATCGACGGTCACAACATCGAAGACATCGAGCGCACACTCCGCCAGGTCAGCCGGCTGGGTGGCCCGTCGGTGGTGCACGTCATCACGACCAAAGGCCGCGGCTACGGGCCGGCCGAAGAAGACGAGATCGACCATCTGCACGGCGTGAGCGCCTTCGACGTGCTGACGGCCAAGCCCTTGAGCCGCAAAGTCTCCTACACCGATGTCTTCGGCGAGGCGCTGGTGCAAGAAGCCGAACGAGAGCCACGGTTGGTTGCGATCACCGCGGCGATGGGCAGCAGCGCCGGGCTCGGGCCATTCGCCGAGCGGTTCCCCGACCGCTTCTACGACGTCGGGATCGCGGAACAGCACGCCGTCACCTTCTCGGCGGGCCTGGCCATGGCCGGCCTGCGCCCGGTGGTCGTCATCTACTCGACCTTCCTGCAGCGTGCCCTCGACCAGGTGATGATGGACGTCTGCCTGCACAAGCTGCCGGTCACCTTCGTGCTCGACCGGGCGGGGATCACCGGCGATGACGGCCCCTCGCACCACGGCATCTTCGACCTGACGTTCCTTCGAGCGATGCCGGGCCTCACCCTGGCCGCGGCCAGTGATCCGCAGGAGCTGCGCGACCTGTTGCATACAGCCGTCACGCACGAGCCCGCTGGCCCGTTCGCGATTCGTTTTCCCAAAGGCGCAGCCGGCGAGAGCGAGGCGCAACCTGGGCAGTTCCTCCCGGTCGGCGAATGGGAGGTGCTGCGGCAGGGCAGTGCGGCGCTGTTGCTGGCGACCGGCAAGCTGGTGGCGGTCGCGGTGGAAGCCGCCGCCCTGCTCGACAAGGAGGGCCTGCCGCTCACGGTCGTCAACAGCCGCTACATCAAGCCACTCGATCCCAGGCTCGAGAGCTGGGCGCGACGTCACCCGGCGGTGCTCACGCTCGAGGACAACGTCGTGACCGGTGGCTTCGGGTCGGCCATCACCGAAGTCCTCGCGCCCCTCGGTATTCCGGTCACGGTGATGGCGGTGCCCGACACGTTCATCGAACAGGGCGGCCAGGCGGAGCTGCTCAAACAGCTCGGGTTGGACGCGCCAGGCGTCGCCGCCCGCGTGCGCCGGGCGGTGGGCGAGACTGACTCGATGCCGCAGCCCGCGACGCAGCCCGGCAGCTAG
- a CDS encoding long-chain-fatty-acid--CoA ligase, with the protein METPLTPLEFMRRTRRLHPQREGVVDGELRLTYEQFFDRCDRWSAALQRMGVRQGDRVAYIAPNVHQQLESFYAVPQIGAVLVPVNYRLTADDFAYIIDHSGATVVCATEEYLESVDSVRDRLGDVKHFVALTGTRAGWTDYQTALATQSPDVSRPDIGEGDLLTINYTSGTTARPKGVMITHRNAYLNTIGTLLHLRLGIGDRYLWTLPMFHANGWTFVWTVTAAASTHICLPKPEPATIFRLIREQHVSWLCAAPTVLIGLANAPASLRGEVPRGVRVVTAGAPPAAATIERLEGELGWEVTQVYGLTETSPFISVCDPLPEHAALSAAERATVKARQGVELITSGDLRVVDTETGEEVPHDGSTIGEIVVRGNVVLEGYYRDPQATDKAIRDGWFHSGDAAVVHPDGYAEIRDRLKDVIISGGENISSVEVEGCLLRHPAVQEVAVVGLPHERWGEAPCAFIVLKAGQTATAEELRDFARANLAHFKVPQWFNFVEELPKTATGKIQKFVLRGRAPAIVRQ; encoded by the coding sequence ATGGAGACGCCGCTCACGCCACTCGAGTTCATGCGGCGGACTCGCCGGTTGCATCCGCAACGCGAGGGGGTCGTCGACGGCGAGCTCCGGCTCACCTACGAGCAGTTCTTCGACCGCTGCGACCGCTGGTCCGCGGCGCTCCAACGGATGGGCGTTCGCCAGGGTGACCGGGTCGCCTACATCGCGCCGAACGTCCACCAGCAGCTCGAGTCCTTTTACGCCGTGCCGCAGATTGGCGCGGTGCTGGTTCCAGTCAACTACCGGCTGACGGCCGACGACTTCGCCTACATCATCGACCACTCTGGGGCGACGGTCGTATGCGCCACCGAGGAGTACCTCGAAAGCGTCGACAGCGTTCGCGACCGCCTGGGGGACGTCAAGCATTTCGTCGCGCTGACAGGCACACGAGCGGGGTGGACTGACTACCAGACGGCGCTCGCGACCCAATCACCCGACGTCAGCCGGCCGGACATCGGCGAGGGCGATCTCCTCACCATCAACTACACGAGCGGCACGACGGCGCGGCCCAAGGGCGTCATGATCACCCACCGCAACGCCTACCTGAACACGATCGGAACCCTGCTGCACCTCCGGTTGGGGATCGGCGACCGCTACCTCTGGACCCTGCCCATGTTCCACGCGAACGGATGGACGTTCGTTTGGACGGTGACGGCCGCCGCGAGCACGCACATCTGTCTGCCGAAGCCCGAGCCGGCGACGATCTTCCGGCTGATCCGCGAGCAGCATGTGAGCTGGCTGTGCGCGGCGCCGACGGTCTTGATCGGCCTCGCCAACGCCCCAGCCAGCCTCCGCGGCGAGGTACCGCGCGGCGTGCGCGTCGTGACAGCGGGCGCCCCACCGGCTGCCGCCACGATCGAGCGGCTCGAGGGTGAGCTGGGCTGGGAGGTGACGCAGGTCTATGGCCTGACCGAAACCTCACCGTTCATCTCGGTCTGCGATCCCCTGCCGGAGCACGCGGCGTTATCGGCCGCTGAACGTGCCACGGTCAAGGCACGGCAGGGCGTGGAGCTCATCACATCCGGCGACCTGCGCGTCGTTGACACGGAAACCGGTGAAGAAGTGCCACACGATGGGAGCACGATCGGCGAGATCGTGGTCCGCGGCAACGTGGTGCTGGAGGGTTACTACCGCGATCCCCAGGCAACGGACAAGGCGATCCGGGACGGGTGGTTCCACTCCGGCGATGCCGCCGTCGTGCACCCGGACGGCTACGCCGAGATCCGTGACCGACTGAAGGACGTGATCATCAGCGGAGGCGAAAACATCTCTTCGGTCGAGGTCGAAGGGTGCCTGCTGCGCCATCCGGCCGTCCAGGAGGTGGCGGTCGTCGGGCTGCCGCATGAGCGTTGGGGCGAGGCTCCCTGCGCGTTCATCGTCTTGAAAGCCGGTCAGACCGCGACCGCGGAGGAGCTTCGAGACTTTGCCCGCGCGAATTTGGCGCACTTCAAGGTGCCGCAATGGTTCAACTTCGTGGAGGAGCTACCGAAGACGGCCACCGGGAAGATCCAGAAGTTCGTCTTACGCGGGCGCGCGCCGGCCATCGTCCGTCAGTAG
- a CDS encoding SH3 domain-containing protein, with protein sequence MKKLELALWGLVFTLLGAEVGLAVLRPWDHHVALSVSGSHTSPGANRLVTPSAGGQCPDVVVHRTEQVQTIPRSAWIHASDGVNVRAAPSSSATRVTTLATGTQLTVQEEQGSPDGTWYRIRLGDGRDGWLVGRYTTNYPISLASTDSLKIWLPVGYQFQSVAPGKAEAHYKGGPQALLYLESGAKDQAPTETKVSAPLPGRSTWTARSTEQVLVGDLPATDRVFGVKLAGSGCPALVHEVRITTTSRYYNLLFLLDDPSSSLVAQLLDSATVQ encoded by the coding sequence GTGAAAAAGCTCGAGCTGGCCTTATGGGGCCTGGTCTTCACACTGCTAGGCGCTGAGGTTGGGCTCGCCGTGCTCCGGCCCTGGGACCATCACGTGGCGTTGTCGGTATCCGGCTCGCACACGTCGCCGGGGGCAAACAGGCTGGTCACCCCCTCCGCTGGTGGCCAGTGCCCCGACGTGGTGGTTCACCGCACCGAACAAGTCCAGACGATCCCACGGAGCGCCTGGATCCATGCCTCGGACGGGGTCAACGTTCGGGCCGCGCCGTCGTCTTCGGCGACCCGCGTCACGACGCTGGCCACCGGAACGCAATTGACCGTCCAGGAGGAACAGGGCAGTCCTGATGGCACCTGGTATCGGATTCGCCTGGGCGACGGGCGGGACGGTTGGCTGGTTGGGCGCTATACGACCAATTACCCGATTAGCCTGGCCTCGACCGACTCGCTGAAGATCTGGCTGCCGGTCGGTTATCAGTTCCAGTCGGTGGCACCGGGGAAGGCGGAGGCGCACTACAAGGGCGGGCCGCAGGCGTTGCTCTACCTGGAGAGTGGCGCGAAAGACCAGGCGCCGACGGAGACCAAGGTGTCGGCTCCCCTTCCCGGCCGGTCCACCTGGACGGCACGTTCCACCGAGCAGGTCCTCGTCGGCGACCTTCCCGCCACCGACCGCGTGTTCGGCGTCAAGCTGGCCGGCAGCGGCTGTCCCGCGCTCGTCCACGAGGTCAGGATCACCACGACCAGCCGTTACTACAACTTGCTCTTTCTGCTGGACGACCCGAGCTCGTCACTGGTTGCCCAGTTGCTCGACAGCGCCACGGTGCAGTAG